A DNA window from Streptomyces sp. CA-278952 contains the following coding sequences:
- the cbiE gene encoding precorrin-6y C5,15-methyltransferase (decarboxylating) subunit CbiE, translating to MSAAPPPAAPPRPVSVVGIGADGWPGLSGTAREALREAEVLIGGARQLDLLPPECAGARVAWPSPLRPAVPRLLAEHRERRIAVLASGDPMFYGIGRALAEELGPEGLRVLPHPSSVSYACARLGWPLEDTEVVTLVGRPAARLAASLYEGRRLLVLSADASTPATVAALLTERGFGPSGLRVLEQLGAEGEEYVDGLAETWEHPPGDRLNVIAIDCRASAAAEALRLGTVPGLPDEAYEHDGQLTKRHIRAATLGTLAPAPGELLWDVGGGSGSIAIEWLRAHPSCRAVSVERDPVRAERITRNAERLGVPALEVVTGPAPAALAGLEAPDAVFIGGGLTAPGLLDACWEALRPGGRLVANTVTLESEALLAERHKAHGGELVRLAVAHAVPVGGFTGWRQAMPVTQWSVIKPPASGARSHKGDRS from the coding sequence GTGTCTGCCGCCCCTCCCCCCGCCGCTCCCCCGCGCCCCGTCTCCGTTGTGGGGATCGGCGCGGACGGCTGGCCCGGCCTGTCCGGTACGGCCCGCGAGGCGCTGCGGGAGGCGGAGGTGCTGATCGGCGGGGCGCGCCAGCTGGACCTGCTCCCGCCGGAGTGCGCCGGTGCGCGGGTGGCCTGGCCGTCCCCGCTGCGGCCGGCCGTCCCCCGGCTGCTGGCCGAGCACCGGGAGCGCCGGATCGCGGTGCTGGCGAGCGGGGACCCGATGTTCTACGGGATCGGGCGGGCGCTGGCGGAGGAGCTGGGCCCGGAGGGGCTGCGTGTGCTGCCGCACCCGTCCTCCGTCTCGTACGCCTGCGCGCGCCTCGGCTGGCCGCTGGAGGACACGGAGGTCGTGACGCTGGTGGGCCGTCCGGCGGCGCGCCTCGCGGCGTCGCTGTACGAGGGCCGGCGCCTGCTGGTCCTGAGCGCGGACGCGAGCACCCCCGCGACGGTCGCCGCACTCCTCACGGAGCGCGGCTTCGGCCCGAGCGGGCTGCGGGTGCTGGAACAACTGGGCGCCGAGGGCGAGGAGTACGTGGACGGCCTCGCGGAGACGTGGGAGCACCCTCCGGGAGACCGGCTGAACGTCATCGCGATCGACTGCCGGGCGTCGGCGGCAGCGGAAGCACTGCGGCTGGGCACGGTCCCCGGGCTGCCGGACGAGGCGTACGAGCACGACGGCCAGCTCACCAAGCGCCACATCCGGGCGGCCACGCTCGGGACCCTGGCGCCCGCGCCCGGCGAGCTGCTCTGGGACGTGGGCGGCGGCTCCGGCTCGATCGCGATCGAGTGGCTGCGGGCGCATCCGTCCTGCCGGGCGGTGAGCGTGGAGCGGGACCCGGTACGGGCGGAGCGGATCACCCGTAACGCGGAACGCCTGGGAGTCCCCGCGCTGGAGGTCGTCACCGGGCCGGCCCCGGCAGCCCTGGCCGGGCTGGAGGCGCCGGACGCGGTGTTCATCGGCGGCGGCCTGACCGCGCCGGGTCTGCTCGACGCGTGCTGGGAGGCGTTGCGGCCGGGGGGCCGGCTGGTCGCGAACACGGTGACGCTGGAGTCGGAGGCGCTGCTGGCCGAGCGGCACAAGGCGCACGGCGGCGAGCTGGTGCGCCTCGCGGTGGCCCACGCCGTCCCGGTCGGCGGCTTCACCGGCTGGCGCCAGGCCATGCCCGTAACGCAGTGGTCGGTTATCAAGCCCCCGGCTTCCGGGGCACGTTCGCACAAGGGAGATCGATCATGA
- a CDS encoding RNA polymerase sigma factor, protein MEGTADVIIEDLLRRHAPQVLGALVRRYGHFDPAEDSVQEALIAAAEQWPRDGVPDNPRGWLIRVASRRLTDRLRSDEARRRREETAAALTPADAFVAPPPGEGPVGLDRSPSEDDTLTLLFLCCHPVLSPAAQIALTLRAVGGLTTAEIARAHLVPEATMAQRISRAKRTLRGTRFRRPDAQDLDQRLGAALQVLYLIFNEGYTATAGPDLTRTDLAREAIRLTRAVRRLLPHEGRVTGLLALMVLTEARTPARTGPGGELIPLDEQDRALWDRTAVAEGTALAEEALAQGPAGAYQLQAAVAALHDEAERAEDTDWPQILALYDLLVRRTPDPAAALGRAVAVAMVDGPRAGLAAVDALSGTVEPHFRLDAVRGHLLERAGEPAAARAAYRAAADGTLSEPEARYLRMRADRLDP, encoded by the coding sequence ATGGAAGGTACGGCCGACGTCATCATCGAGGACCTGCTGCGCCGCCACGCGCCGCAGGTCCTCGGCGCGCTCGTGCGCCGGTACGGGCACTTCGACCCGGCCGAGGACTCCGTCCAGGAGGCCCTGATCGCGGCCGCCGAGCAGTGGCCGCGGGACGGGGTCCCCGACAACCCGCGCGGCTGGCTGATCCGGGTCGCCTCCCGCCGCCTCACCGACCGGCTCCGCAGCGACGAGGCCCGTCGCCGGCGGGAGGAGACGGCGGCGGCCCTCACCCCGGCGGACGCGTTCGTCGCGCCGCCGCCCGGGGAAGGCCCCGTTGGCCTGGACCGGTCCCCCTCCGAGGACGACACGCTCACCCTGCTCTTCCTCTGCTGCCACCCCGTGCTCTCCCCCGCCGCCCAGATCGCGCTCACCCTCCGCGCGGTCGGCGGTCTCACCACGGCGGAGATCGCCCGCGCCCATCTGGTGCCGGAGGCGACGATGGCGCAGCGGATCAGCCGGGCCAAGCGGACGCTGCGCGGTACGCGGTTCCGGCGGCCGGACGCCCAGGACCTCGACCAGCGGCTCGGCGCCGCGCTCCAGGTCCTCTACCTGATCTTCAACGAGGGCTACACCGCCACCGCGGGCCCCGACCTCACCCGCACGGACCTGGCACGCGAGGCGATCCGGCTGACCCGCGCCGTCCGCCGGCTGCTGCCCCACGAGGGGCGCGTGACCGGGCTGCTGGCGCTGATGGTCCTCACCGAGGCGCGCACCCCGGCGCGCACCGGGCCGGGCGGTGAGCTGATCCCGCTCGACGAACAGGACCGGGCGCTCTGGGACCGTACGGCCGTCGCGGAAGGCACCGCCCTGGCCGAGGAGGCGCTCGCCCAGGGCCCGGCCGGGGCCTACCAGCTCCAGGCTGCCGTCGCCGCCCTCCACGACGAGGCGGAGCGTGCGGAGGACACCGACTGGCCGCAGATCCTCGCCCTCTACGACCTCCTCGTGCGGCGCACCCCCGACCCCGCCGCCGCGTTGGGCCGGGCGGTCGCCGTGGCCATGGTGGACGGGCCCCGGGCGGGGCTGGCGGCGGTCGACGCCCTGTCGGGGACGGTGGAGCCGCACTTCCGCCTCGACGCCGTACGCGGGCATCTCCTGGAACGGGCCGGGGAGCCGGCCGCCGCTCGTGCCGCCTACCGCGCGGCCGCCGACGGCACGCTCAGCGAACCCGAGGCCCGCTATCTGCGCATGCGCGCCGACCGGCTGGACCCGTAG
- a CDS encoding YciI family protein codes for MKYLVMVQGSQADYDAQTGKGTADSPAWDEKAMQEMFAHMGSINDDLAESGELVTGYGLREPASGRAVSVDAEGRPVVSDGPYSETKELLAGFWVLDCESLERVTEIAARVARCPQPAGAPDYPVLIRPVDGGTDD; via the coding sequence ATGAAGTATCTGGTGATGGTCCAGGGCAGCCAGGCGGACTACGACGCGCAGACCGGCAAGGGCACCGCGGACAGCCCGGCCTGGGACGAGAAGGCCATGCAGGAGATGTTCGCCCACATGGGCAGCATCAACGACGACCTCGCCGAGTCGGGCGAACTGGTCACCGGCTACGGGCTGCGGGAGCCCGCTTCGGGCCGGGCCGTCAGCGTCGATGCCGAAGGCCGCCCAGTGGTCTCGGACGGGCCGTACAGCGAGACGAAGGAGCTGCTCGCCGGGTTCTGGGTGCTCGACTGCGAGAGCCTGGAAAGGGTGACCGAGATCGCGGCCCGCGTGGCACGCTGTCCGCAGCCGGCCGGGGCGCCCGACTACCCGGTGCTCATCCGGCCCGTCGACGGCGGGACCGACGACTGA
- a CDS encoding PAAR domain-containing protein: protein MSDATAAPAARVGDPTGHPGTVGPPGVLSVLIGGKPAATVGTAHLCSSPAAHPPTVLAPPGSATVFIGGQPAARAGDLAGCGSPVLSGCPTVLIGG, encoded by the coding sequence ATGTCCGACGCAACAGCCGCTCCGGCAGCCCGGGTCGGCGACCCCACGGGTCACCCCGGCACGGTCGGGCCGCCCGGAGTCCTGTCCGTGCTCATCGGCGGGAAGCCCGCCGCCACCGTCGGGACCGCCCACCTGTGCTCCTCGCCCGCCGCCCATCCGCCGACCGTCCTCGCGCCGCCCGGCAGCGCGACGGTGTTCATCGGCGGGCAGCCGGCCGCCCGCGCCGGTGACCTGGCGGGGTGCGGCTCCCCGGTGCTGTCCGGCTGCCCGACCGTACTGATCGGCGGGTGA
- a CDS encoding aminoglycoside phosphotransferase family protein, translating into MSSTHGIEVPDALVASYTRNGGTEERAWIARLPALVAELLDRWELERDGDTRSGEASLVVPVRRTDDARAALKLQMPREETTAALIGLRAWNGDGIVRLLDHDPESSAMLLESLDGSRTLASVEDDDLAMNALARLMARLHSVSAPEGLRGLGDVARDMLASVPAAVAALPDPEDRRRLHGWASAVDELAGEPGNRMLHWDLHYDNVLAAEREPWLAIDPEPLVGDPGFDLWPALDTGWEKLDATGDAPRVVRRRFDLLTEALGLDRQRAAGWTLARLLQNTLWDIEDGRTTIAPSQTAVADALPRH; encoded by the coding sequence ATGAGTTCGACGCACGGTATCGAAGTCCCCGACGCCCTGGTGGCGTCGTACACGAGGAACGGGGGCACAGAGGAACGCGCCTGGATCGCCCGGCTGCCCGCACTCGTGGCGGAGCTGCTCGACCGATGGGAACTGGAGCGCGACGGCGACACCAGGTCCGGTGAGGCTTCACTGGTGGTGCCGGTGCGCCGCACGGACGACGCCCGCGCCGCGCTCAAACTCCAGATGCCCCGCGAGGAGACGACCGCCGCGCTGATCGGGCTGCGGGCGTGGAACGGCGACGGCATCGTGCGGCTCCTCGACCACGACCCGGAGAGCAGCGCCATGCTGCTGGAAAGCCTGGACGGCTCCCGCACCCTGGCTTCCGTCGAGGACGACGACTTGGCCATGAACGCCTTGGCCCGACTCATGGCCCGGCTGCATTCCGTCTCGGCGCCCGAGGGCCTGCGCGGCCTCGGTGACGTCGCCCGCGACATGCTGGCGTCCGTGCCGGCGGCCGTCGCCGCCCTGCCGGACCCCGAGGACCGGCGGCGTCTGCACGGCTGGGCGTCGGCAGTCGACGAACTGGCCGGCGAGCCCGGCAACCGGATGCTGCACTGGGACCTGCACTATGACAACGTGCTCGCTGCCGAGCGCGAGCCGTGGCTGGCCATCGATCCCGAACCCCTCGTCGGCGACCCGGGTTTCGACCTGTGGCCGGCGCTGGACACCGGCTGGGAGAAGCTCGACGCCACCGGGGACGCTCCCCGGGTGGTGCGGCGCCGCTTCGACCTGCTGACCGAAGCGCTCGGGCTGGACCGCCAACGCGCGGCCGGCTGGACCCTGGCCCGGCTGCTGCAGAACACGCTGTGGGACATCGAGGACGGGCGGACCACCATCGCCCCCTCGCAGACCGCCGTGGCCGATGCGCTGCCCCGCCACTGA
- a CDS encoding phage tail protein, giving the protein MRDGIPGLPTPHPLIDQLPAVYLEQDFLQRFLAALDDVLAPVLLSIDNLPAHLDPRSAPDDFLDWLAQWVAVDPHEGSPPELRRAAVRGAVARHARRGTVGGLAEALRLETGTEPEIVESGGTAWSTGPGTPLPGQDRPWVTIRIRASGGDGGGGDGGVGGGDRDAPGPGPVGRQPDRVRLEELIGAEVPAHVGFTLELL; this is encoded by the coding sequence ATGCGCGACGGAATCCCGGGGCTGCCGACCCCGCACCCCCTGATCGACCAACTGCCCGCCGTCTACCTGGAACAGGACTTCCTCCAGCGCTTCCTGGCCGCCCTGGACGACGTCCTCGCCCCCGTCCTCCTCTCCATCGACAACCTGCCCGCGCACCTGGACCCGCGCAGCGCCCCCGACGACTTCCTCGACTGGCTGGCCCAGTGGGTGGCCGTCGACCCCCACGAGGGCAGCCCGCCGGAGCTGCGCCGGGCGGCGGTGCGCGGCGCGGTCGCCCGGCACGCCCGCCGGGGCACGGTGGGCGGCCTGGCGGAGGCGCTCCGGCTGGAGACCGGTACGGAGCCGGAGATCGTCGAGAGCGGCGGCACCGCCTGGTCGACCGGCCCGGGCACCCCGCTGCCGGGCCAGGACCGCCCCTGGGTGACCATCCGGATCCGGGCGTCCGGAGGCGATGGGGGAGGGGGCGACGGGGGCGTCGGTGGCGGGGACCGGGACGCGCCCGGGCCCGGGCCCGTCGGGCGGCAGCCGGACCGGGTGCGGCTGGAGGAGTTGATCGGCGCGGAGGTCCCGGCGCACGTCGGATTCACCCTGGAGCTGCTGTGA
- the cobM gene encoding precorrin-4 C(11)-methyltransferase, with protein MTVHFIGAGPGAADLITVRGARILAASPVCLYAGSLVPVELLAECPEDARLIDTANLDIEQITAELVRAHADGHDVARLHSGDPSVFSAVNEQMKRLDEAGVPYEVVPGVPAFAAAAAALKRELTVPTVGQTVILTRIAQRATAMPEGEDLATLGRSGALIVLHLAARYVDRVVDELLPHYGADCPTAVVAMASRPDEIILRGPLDSIAGQVKAAGVIRTAVIMVGRTLGAEQFRDSHLYAVGRDRGES; from the coding sequence ATGACGGTGCACTTCATCGGCGCGGGGCCGGGCGCGGCCGACCTGATCACGGTGCGCGGCGCCCGCATCCTCGCCGCCAGCCCGGTCTGCCTGTACGCGGGCAGCCTGGTCCCGGTGGAACTGCTGGCCGAGTGCCCCGAGGACGCCCGCCTGATCGACACGGCGAACCTGGACATCGAGCAGATCACCGCCGAGCTGGTCCGGGCCCACGCGGACGGCCACGACGTGGCGAGGCTGCACTCGGGCGACCCGTCGGTGTTCAGCGCGGTGAACGAACAGATGAAGCGCCTGGACGAGGCGGGGGTCCCGTACGAAGTGGTCCCCGGAGTCCCCGCGTTCGCCGCGGCGGCGGCGGCACTGAAGCGCGAGCTGACGGTCCCGACGGTCGGCCAGACGGTCATCCTGACCCGCATCGCGCAGCGCGCCACGGCCATGCCGGAGGGCGAGGACCTGGCGACACTGGGCCGCAGCGGCGCCCTGATCGTCCTGCATCTGGCGGCGAGGTACGTGGACCGGGTGGTCGACGAACTGCTCCCGCACTACGGCGCGGACTGCCCGACGGCGGTGGTGGCGATGGCGTCCCGCCCGGACGAGATCATCCTGCGGGGCCCGCTGGACTCGATCGCCGGCCAGGTGAAGGCGGCGGGGGTGATCCGGACGGCGGTCATCATGGTGGGCCGGACCTTGGGCGCGGAGCAGTTCCGGGACAGCCACCTGTACGCGGTGGGGCGGGACCGGGGGGAGAGCTGA
- a CDS encoding NADase-type glycan-binding domain-containing protein, giving the protein MPVTAPLPPSATTPPGPPTPPRAAGPRRPGEGPPGPAPGPDAWPGGGPGPATEPPGPGPAGAPVVCPNCRTENAPGRTLCVRCALLLDPGPAPERRLPWWRRILRRRARQARVAGARPRRGWRRPRVGLPIVLILLAVGVWFALPHLPGLFGFAKEETGTPESVPPAVCRGSSEAGGHPATAAFDGFNNRYWAPEETGEGVGEHLECAFAQPVRMMKIVVFSGTSGRQNEFLTQGRPARLTVELTSKDGEKTDRTIRLRDQAGQQTFDVRGSDTVKARLTVESAYGSGKDRRTAVAEIEFFGRRE; this is encoded by the coding sequence ATGCCCGTAACGGCCCCGCTGCCCCCGTCCGCCACGACGCCCCCCGGACCGCCGACGCCACCGCGGGCAGCGGGACCCCGGCGTCCGGGCGAAGGGCCGCCCGGTCCGGCTCCCGGGCCCGACGCGTGGCCGGGCGGGGGGCCGGGGCCCGCCACCGAGCCGCCCGGTCCGGGACCCGCCGGTGCACCGGTCGTCTGCCCCAACTGCCGTACGGAGAACGCCCCGGGCCGCACGCTGTGCGTCCGCTGCGCCCTGCTCCTGGACCCGGGGCCCGCCCCCGAGCGCCGACTGCCGTGGTGGCGGCGGATCCTGCGCCGCCGCGCCCGGCAGGCGCGCGTGGCGGGGGCCCGTCCGCGGCGCGGGTGGCGGCGGCCGAGGGTCGGGCTGCCCATCGTGCTGATCCTGCTGGCGGTGGGGGTGTGGTTCGCGCTGCCGCATCTCCCTGGCCTGTTCGGCTTCGCCAAGGAGGAGACCGGAACCCCGGAGTCCGTGCCGCCCGCCGTCTGCCGGGGCTCCAGCGAGGCGGGCGGGCACCCGGCGACGGCGGCGTTCGACGGGTTCAACAACCGCTACTGGGCCCCCGAGGAGACCGGCGAGGGCGTCGGGGAGCACCTGGAGTGCGCGTTCGCGCAGCCGGTCCGGATGATGAAGATCGTGGTGTTCTCCGGGACGTCGGGGCGCCAGAACGAGTTCCTGACGCAGGGCCGCCCGGCGCGGCTCACGGTCGAGCTGACGTCGAAGGACGGGGAGAAGACCGACCGGACGATCCGGCTGCGCGACCAGGCGGGGCAGCAGACCTTCGACGTACGGGGTTCGGACACGGTCAAGGCTCGGCTCACGGTCGAGTCGGCGTACGGCTCGGGGAAGGACCGGCGTACGGCGGTGGCGGAGATCGAGTTCTTCGGCCGACGGGAGTGA
- a CDS encoding putative baseplate assembly protein: protein MTLPSPHLDDRTFQGLVDEAKRLVQQRCPEWTDHNVSDPGVTLIEAFATMVDQLVYRVNRVPEKSYLTFLDLIGVQLHPPTAAHTEVTFRLSAPRPEPVLVRAGTEVATVRTETEEAVVFTTSEPLSIVPCAFAHLATWPSPGEAVDRTEELTLGRDVPVFGATPAPGDCLYVGLSAAVPAGVLALRLDCTVDGVGVDPARPPILWEAWDGESWAACEVEKDDTGGFNRSGELILHLPRTHVPAAVVRRTGGWLRCRLVEAEPGRPTYMAPPVVRSITAFTIGATVAAEHAETVTDEVLGQAEGVPGQVFRLARPPVVPGEFVVEVTDPAVPDAVAGSDVTRWSRVDDFAHSGPEDRHVTLDPNEGRVEFGPAVRERDGSVRHYGRVPVKGATVRVRSYRRGGGLRGNVARSTLRVLRSAIPYVARVENRRPALGGVDGETVDSARVRGPMTLRTLHRAVVPHDYELLAREIAPDAARVHCIRAGTQDSAEASDAGGVRLLVVPAGSGDAQGRIEFDELIPPANTLALIAGHLDARRPIGARLVVEPPFYQGVTVVALVQAERGAVAEKVRESALAALYGYFNPLTGGPAGDGWPFGRPVQSGEAFAVLQRVPGVDLVEDVRLYRADPVTGERTDATAKIALDPHALVFSYEHQLRVRGA, encoded by the coding sequence ATGACCCTGCCCAGCCCGCATCTGGACGACCGCACCTTCCAGGGCCTGGTCGACGAGGCGAAGCGCCTGGTGCAGCAGCGCTGCCCGGAGTGGACCGACCACAACGTCTCCGACCCCGGGGTGACGCTGATCGAGGCGTTCGCGACCATGGTCGACCAGCTCGTCTACCGGGTGAACCGGGTCCCGGAGAAGAGCTATCTGACCTTCCTCGACCTCATCGGGGTTCAACTCCACCCGCCGACCGCCGCCCACACCGAGGTGACGTTCCGGCTCTCCGCCCCCCGCCCCGAACCGGTGCTGGTGCGGGCCGGCACGGAGGTCGCCACCGTCCGTACGGAGACGGAGGAGGCGGTCGTCTTCACCACCTCCGAACCGCTCTCCATCGTGCCGTGCGCCTTCGCCCACCTGGCCACCTGGCCCTCGCCCGGGGAGGCCGTCGACCGGACCGAGGAGCTGACGCTCGGCCGGGACGTGCCCGTCTTCGGTGCGACGCCCGCCCCCGGCGACTGCCTGTACGTCGGCCTGTCGGCCGCCGTGCCCGCAGGCGTCCTGGCGCTCCGGCTGGACTGCACGGTGGACGGCGTCGGGGTCGACCCGGCACGGCCGCCGATCCTCTGGGAGGCCTGGGACGGGGAAAGTTGGGCGGCCTGCGAGGTGGAGAAGGACGACACCGGCGGCTTCAACCGCTCCGGCGAGCTGATCCTCCACCTCCCGCGCACCCATGTCCCGGCGGCCGTCGTCCGCCGCACCGGGGGCTGGCTGCGGTGCCGGCTGGTCGAGGCGGAGCCGGGCCGGCCGACGTACATGGCCCCGCCCGTCGTGCGCTCCATCACCGCGTTCACCATCGGCGCGACGGTCGCCGCCGAACACGCCGAGACCGTCACCGACGAGGTGCTGGGCCAGGCGGAGGGCGTCCCCGGGCAGGTGTTCCGGCTGGCCAGGCCGCCGGTGGTACCGGGGGAGTTCGTGGTCGAGGTGACCGACCCGGCGGTGCCCGACGCCGTCGCCGGCTCGGACGTCACCCGCTGGAGCCGGGTCGACGACTTCGCGCACTCCGGCCCCGAGGACCGGCACGTCACGCTGGACCCGAACGAGGGACGCGTCGAGTTCGGCCCCGCCGTACGCGAACGGGACGGCTCCGTACGCCACTACGGCCGGGTCCCGGTCAAGGGCGCCACCGTCCGGGTCCGCTCCTACCGCAGGGGCGGCGGGCTGCGCGGCAACGTCGCCCGCTCCACGCTCCGCGTCCTGCGCAGCGCGATCCCGTACGTCGCCCGGGTCGAGAACCGCCGGCCGGCGCTCGGGGGCGTGGACGGCGAGACCGTCGACAGCGCCCGGGTGCGCGGGCCCATGACCCTGCGCACCCTGCACCGGGCGGTCGTCCCGCACGACTACGAACTCCTCGCCCGGGAGATCGCCCCGGACGCGGCCCGGGTCCACTGCATCCGGGCCGGTACGCAGGACAGCGCGGAGGCTTCCGACGCGGGCGGGGTGCGGCTGCTCGTCGTCCCCGCCGGGAGCGGCGACGCGCAGGGCCGGATCGAGTTCGACGAGCTGATCCCGCCCGCGAACACGCTCGCCCTGATCGCCGGACACCTGGACGCCCGGCGGCCGATCGGGGCCCGGCTGGTCGTCGAGCCGCCGTTCTACCAGGGCGTCACCGTCGTCGCCCTGGTCCAGGCGGAGCGCGGGGCGGTCGCGGAGAAGGTCCGCGAGAGCGCCCTGGCCGCGCTGTACGGGTACTTCAACCCGCTCACCGGCGGGCCGGCCGGGGACGGCTGGCCGTTCGGCAGGCCCGTCCAGTCCGGGGAGGCGTTCGCCGTGCTCCAGCGCGTGCCGGGGGTCGACCTGGTGGAGGACGTCCGGCTGTACCGGGCCGACCCGGTCACCGGCGAACGCACCGACGCCACCGCGAAGATCGCGCTGGACCCGCACGCGCTGGTCTTCAGTTACGAGCACCAGCTCCGGGTGAGGGGGGCCTGA
- a CDS encoding GPW/gp25 family protein, translating into MGQQFIGAGWAFPPRTDATGSIALVRGEHELEESIRLILATSPGERPMRPEFGCAVNDYVFAPADAGTAGQLAYEVRLALERWEPRIEVTEVVVRFDEADNGVLYIDIGYTVRGSNDPRNLVFPFYVIPQHAEDAPDEPEAGA; encoded by the coding sequence ATGGGACAGCAGTTCATCGGCGCGGGCTGGGCGTTCCCGCCGCGCACGGACGCCACCGGGTCCATCGCCCTGGTGCGCGGCGAGCACGAGCTGGAGGAGTCGATCCGGCTGATCCTGGCGACCTCGCCGGGGGAGCGGCCCATGCGGCCGGAGTTCGGCTGCGCGGTCAACGACTACGTGTTCGCCCCGGCGGACGCGGGGACCGCCGGCCAGCTCGCGTACGAGGTGCGGCTCGCGCTGGAGCGCTGGGAGCCCCGGATCGAGGTGACCGAGGTCGTCGTCCGGTTCGACGAGGCGGACAACGGCGTCCTCTACATCGACATCGGCTACACCGTGCGCGGCTCGAACGACCCGCGCAACCTCGTCTTCCCGTTCTACGTGATCCCGCAGCACGCAGAGGACGCACCGGACGAGCCGGAGGCGGGCGCGTGA